From one Culex quinquefasciatus strain JHB chromosome 3, VPISU_Cqui_1.0_pri_paternal, whole genome shotgun sequence genomic stretch:
- the LOC6038990 gene encoding E3 ubiquitin-protein ligase MYLIP has protein sequence MWCLVNLPNGTTSGVQCDPKKNSQECLEKVCNDLGIICETDYFGLIPVRDAEAAEGDECSAKQWINLRNPLSLHANDRSHPILLSLRVKFWVPAHLILQDSVRRLFYMQARQELLDGHISTSSWATAAHLTALLLQADGYSYDPEKVPANLNVMERASLTGTIDRRQLRRPSKRKCSETDIKRASIASSVTLEDATVETKPKNIYQEYIIRPKFEDVEPEPIPDNFIQMVAKEHETLFKIKMTASSAQYWVLEEISSLNGYGEEVFEGVTISEPSVRCKIDVNPHGLKISKGDEKFNVPFPAMKAAKAIKRSIRLTYMNEEHEEVNLELKLPNHRTAASLYRVVTEKQSFYCCETVRPIVTTQFIRDFKGTIVSMFNEDTELGKRYVFDIQRTCREVYDNARRTLHSRGIEITKVQQECPQVQAEKLDQQLSQEAAESNKLERLVEERILEAVTCIICVDNQMETMFLPCGHIAACRQCAEQCDRCPLCRANIECVQKAFLPPVLRTRRQSSSAQAAVAVAVA, from the exons GTTTGCAATGATCTCGGCATTATCTGTGAGACTGACTACTTCGGGCTGATCCCGGTCCGCGATGCTGAAGCTGCCGAAGGGGACGAGTGCAGCGCCAAGCAGTGGATCAACCTGCGGAATCCGTTGAGTCTTCACGCCAACGATCGCAGCCACCCGATACTGCTGTCACTGCGGGTCAAGTTCTGGGTTCCGGCCCATCTGATCTTGCAGGACAGCGTGCGGCGGTTGTTCTACATGCAAGCTCGTCAGGAACTCCTGGACGGTCATATCAGCACATCCAGCTGGGCTACCGCTGCACACCTCACTGCATTGTTACTGCAAGCCGATGGCTACAGCTATGACCCGGAAAAGGTTCCGGCGAATCTCAACGTCATGGAGCGAGCTAGTCTAACCGGTACGATCGATCGTCGACAGCTGCGACGACCTTCCAAGCGCAAGTGTTCCGAAACGGACATCAAGCGAGCGAGCATTGCCTCTTCAGTCACGCTAGAAGACGCTACCGTCGAAACGAAACCAAAGAACATCTACCAAGAGTACATCATAAGGCCAAAATTCGAAGATGTGGAGCCCGAGCCGATCCCGGACAACTTCATCCAAATGGTGGCGAAGGAGCATGAAACGCTCTTCAAAATCAAGATGACCGCATCGTCGGCCCAGTACTGGGTCCTGGAAGAGATCTCATCCCTCAACGGGTACGGCGAAGAAGTGTTCGAAGGAGTTACCATCAGCGAACCGTCCGTTCGCTGCAAGATCGACGTCAACCCGCATGGACTCAAGATCTCCAAAGGGGACGAAAAGTTCAA TGTCCCATTCCCTGCCATGAAGGCGGCCAAGGCCATCAAACGATCGATCCGGCTAACCTACATGAACGAAGAGCACGAAGAGGTGAATCTGGAGCTGAAGCTGCCCAACCACCGGACAGCGGCCTCCCTGTACCGGGTAGTCACGGAGAAGCAATCGTTCTACTGCTGCGAAACGGTTCGCCCCATCGTCACGACCCAGTTCATCCGCGACTTCAAGGGCACGATCGTGTCCATGTTCAACGAGGATACCGAACTCGGCAAGCGGTACGTCTTCGACATTCAGCGGACGTGCCGCGAGGTGTACGACAACGCCCGGAGAACCCTACACTCGCGTGGAATCGAAATCACCAAAGTACAACAGGAATGTCCCCAGGTGCAAGCCGAAAAGCTCGATCAACAGCTCAGCCAAGAAGCGGCCGAGTCCAACAAGCTCGAACGACTCGTCGAGGAGCGAATACTGGAAGCGGTGACCTGCATCATCTGCGTCGACAACCAGATGGAAACCATGTTCCTTCCTTGTGGACACATCGCCGCCTGCAGGCAGTGCGCCGAACA ATGTGATCGCTGCCCCCTGTGTCGGGCCAACATCGAGTGCGTTCAGAAAGCATTTCTACCACCAGTGCTGCGAACGAGGCGGCAATCGTCGTCGGCGCAAGCCGCCGTCGCCGTCGCCGTCGcctaa